The following DNA comes from Epinephelus moara isolate mb chromosome 2, YSFRI_EMoa_1.0, whole genome shotgun sequence.
CACCTGATTCTCACAACAGACAAATGGGCGTCTCCTCTAAATCACCAAGGACACCAAATTGAATCCACTGAGGACTCGGTGGTCTAGTTGAGCTGTACTGTGTGTGGTTTAGTCTTTTGTGTTACCATGAAGACACAAATCTGTGGAGATCTGCCCTGACAACTGCAAACAGCTATGAGCTCCACTGAGGCCAACCACACCAGATACTGGAGGTCATGTTCTTAAACATAGGGCTTGATTGTGTGTCTCGTTAGCCACAGTGTGTCAGTCATAAAGATGTACAAAAGCACTCTTAGTCACTGGAATACCTTCAGCTAAATGAGGCATACACAGCTTCATAGCTGTGGTTATGCTGTGAATTATTTAGTTGGCATCTTCTAAGAATAATGACTAGGAGAGACATTTAACATCACTGTCAGAGAAGTTCCTGCGAGGGAAATCTTGCATTGTAATGTCAGATGTATTCACCATTACCTTGTAAGAAGCTGACCTTGTGGTACATGCTGTAAGTAGTTAGTGGCAGTTTCCTGCAAATATTAAGAAAACACTTTGTTTAAATAGTCTTAAGGTACTAAACTGATGTAAATAAAAGGTAACAAAAAGTAAATGTTTGCACATGTTAATATCCAAAACTGTTATTTTGAACAAAGCAGGTTTAACATGCTCATATCAAAGAGAGCTCCCcaccactgtggactgcttcccctGGAGGGGAGCTGGCAGCAGCTTGGGAGATGGACCTTCGGTCGGCAGCTGTAGCACCTTGAAATTAGCCAGCAAAACCCCCAGCACCGGGTGTCACACAGGggtggtggccagcagcagcactgggtCTATACAGTGTAAGGgtagcaacagaaagttttctgaTCTGGCGGTGAGTTGGGGCTGTCTGGTCCcctggagctggggtttgcgctggctggatTTGGGTTGCTGCAGTCACTGACTGCTGCCAACTCTCCTCCTgatgaggtggtctgtagcggtGGGTAGTAAGGCAGAGGACACAGTGTCATTCGAAGCtctagctagcattagctaggCCTACATGAACTGGAAAATGAAATCGCGACTGTGAGTCTTTTGCTCCAGTTAGCAGGACgctaaactattttttttccatctccgaaacactttgctgatattgacacatgctttatttcattttctgtcagatTCTCTTTTAGACTTTCTTTCTGATaagtctgtctttctttttaggGTTGCTTTGctgtgtaggcagttgttgccagtgctggaatagcaactttctctgcagaatTCTCctcattgaatcaggcttttgccatctgtctgtctgtcgtgATAGGTTAAATTTTCTTAAGCCTGAAAACAGAACCAAGacgaggtgcagaagtctagctTTCTCTCAGTCCATTTGAATtgcaatatgctcaaagtttattatgggatgCTTGCCCTATGATGCCAAAATTAGTTTGCTTACCCAAGCTTTGGATCTGAAGTTCCTAAATGTTTGTAATGATTTacttattgtgtattttttttgctGGAGTGTTGtgaaacattaaaacagcaaaCTGGTTGGAAACCTGTCTGACCTGGTTGGCAGTGCCAGCTCTTTGTAAACTTATTTACTTTATCTGCTTGGTTGATGACATTGCCACTTCACTGAGGTGAAACTGTACAAACCAACTGTACAAACCCCACAATAGCTTCTCTGTCATCTTTGCTTTCCTGTTCAAGCTGTAGTTTAAATTGATATAAATATTTGTGCagatttaatgggaaaggtgtTTCCGCAAGCAAGAGAAAATCCCGCCAAGCTTTTCACAAGCAAAAAGATAacttttatacatccaaagatgCCCAGTCTACGTGGACGAAAGAATTGTTTTCTACAGTAATTTAGGATTACTGCAAACATTTTCAGGAAAAGCTCAACTCAAAGATCAAATGAACAGTAAAATACAAGATGCGTTTTATTCTCAACCTCATCTACTTCCTGTCTCTTCCCTCTCAGGATACTTTGTGCAGGATGCAGCTGATATTATCCTGACAGGACATGGCCCATCATCATGGGAATTCTTACTTCATCATGCAATGGTAAGACAGCATGCATGTGTGCCACATTCTCTTTTTTTGAATTCTGTCAAGGTTGAATTTCTGGTTCAAATAAGATATCAGAGTCGGTATGTGGAGCTCAGGTGGTTGATTTCAAGGTGATCTGCATATGTGCGtgtaaagacagagagaaagtgaggtgttatttttgttgatttgcTTTTAAGCTccaaaatttgtttttaaatgtcaccaaatatggaagaaaatgaaaacatattccAAATTTGATTGTGTTGTAAGACATATTCTCATCCTGCTAAATGCCAGtgattaattattaatcaaataCCCACTGAACATACAGATCCAGAATAACAAAGACTGTGGAAGGCTGTTTTTGCAGCCTGAGTTAGGATAAATGCAATATATTGCCACTGAACAGAGGATCACTGCAACTCATGAGATCAGCTGGCAGACTTGTGATTCTGCATCATGAAGAATCACTTTATGGTCAGTCTTTATGTTTGAACCATCCAGTTTCCTTTAATGTCCCCTTTAAATAACTTTAAGGCTgaaatcatcaatcaatcaatcaatcaatcaatcaatcaatcaatcaatcaatcaatcaatcaatcaattttatttataaagcccaatatcacaaatcacaatttgcctcacagggctttacagcatatgacatccctctgtcctctggaccctcacagcacataatattataattataattacggctactgtggtacaacatgttgaaagtatatattaatatctgatagtatacatatgtgacaataatcatatgtgtataataacagtagaagtatgactaatgatggcagcagcagcaggaggcatctggcaggaccacagcagcagcacaaccacacacgtcacactatccaggcaccgctgNNNNNNNNNNNNNNNNNNNNNNNNNNNNNNNNNNNNNNNNNNNNNNNNNNNNNNNNNNNNNNNNNNNNNNNNNNNNNNNNNNNNNNNNNNNNNNNNNNNNNNNNNNNNNNNNNNNNNNNNNNNNNNNNNNNNNNNNNNNNNNNNNNNNNNNNNNNNNNNNNNNNNNNNNNNNNNNNNNNNNNNNNNNNNNNNNNNNNNNNNNNNNNNNNNNNNNNNNNNNNNNNNNNNNNNNNNNNNNNNNNNNNNNNNNNNNNNNNNNNNNNNNNNNNNNNNNNNNNNNNNNNNNNNNNNNNNNNNNNNNNNNNNNNNNNNNNNNNNNNNNNNNNNNNNNNNNNNNNNNNNNNNNNNNNNNNNNNNNNNNNNNNNNNNNNNNNNNNNNNNNNNNNNNNNNNNNNNNNNNNNNNNNNNNNNNNNNNNNNNNNNNNNNNNNNNNNNNNNNNNNNNNNNNNNNNNNNNNNNNNNNNNNNNNNNNNNNNNNNNNNNNNNNNNNNNNNNNNNNNNNNNNNNNNNNNNNNNNNNNNNNNNNNNNNNNNNNNNNNNNNNNNNNNNNNNNNNNNNNNNNNNNNtaaatacaactgtgtatcatccacataacaatggaaatttacagagtgatttctaatgatgttacctaaagaaagcatatatagagtaaataggattggtccgagcacagaaccttgcggaactttagtacgtaaggatgattcatcgtgaatatgaacaaactgaaaacgatcagataaataaaatttaaaccagcttagtgcagaaccttttaggccaattaagtgttccaggCTCTGtcgcagaatttgatggtcaattgtgtcaaacgctgCACTacgatctaataaaacaagtacagagatgagtcctttgtctgaatcatttgtaattttaactagtgctgtcaaGTCTAAGAAGATCATGTATATTTGATTGTTTATCAGCTTGTTCTATTAAAGCTATATGATGTTTAAAGTAAGTGCAATGCTTAATTGCAAGACTTGAGAAGACTTATGAAGAATTTTATATAgatctttttttcaaaattcagcCGAACATATTTATATCTTTAGACACTTTGGCTTTCTCACAAAAATGTAAAGGGCAGGTCCGTCTGCATTCTTTTACGTGTTTTTCAAATGACTCAGCCGTTATCACAAAGTGGTGACGTAGGTTACAGAGCTGATTACCTAttctgtcaaaggagtctggtggctgttGACAGGAGCagcatcaaaacacattttagcctTCTAAAGAAAAGGACCACCTTAAAgaaatcaacatcagtttaagtgtgcaCTTTATTTAGATTGTTTTAAAACTTCACCTTGCCGTCACACAACCCTTTTCAATGgtgaactgaagctgttatttacgctctcttcaaagccaccagacgccagtgacaaaaacagtaattttactttaccACACActgggagttgctggtctaccaggACTcgactgttttgtttgttatgtgGCTTGCGGGAACGAATACTTAATATACTTAAACCAAAGTTTACATCTGTACGTTTGAACATAGTTTTTTTTGAAGCACGGGATGAGTTTTTAGTGACATTGGGGTTTAGGAGGTTTTATGAGGAGCATTTCTTACAGAATGCTTCACAGggaaaagaaagcaaacaaaagcaCAGCAAATGCAAATACAGCGAAAACAGTGAGACAATCAAACGCAGGAGATCAGCTGTTAGCTGTAAAAACACCTCCacctgtctatgtgtgtgtctcctcctcAGGTGATCTCGAGTTTCCTGTACACCCTCTACACTGAGCTGTATGTAGCCGGCGCCGTGATCGCTCTCTTTGTGGAGGTCAACAGTGTCACCCTCCACCTGAGACTGTTGCTGAAGCTGGCGATGGCCCACTCTTCCTCCTTGTACTACATCAACAAATTCGCCAACATCCTCACCTACGTCACGTTTCGTCTGAGTGCCCAGTTCTACCTCACCTGGTACATCGTCCACAACTACTCCTGGCTGGACCACGGCTTATTCTTCCTCATCTGCCTGATGGTGATGAATATTATGATCCTGATTTATTTCTACCGCCTGATCCGTGCTGACTTCTTTCCCCGGAGTCAGAAATCTGTGGGACAGAACGGGATGCAAAACAGCAACTCCAAAAGGTTTCCCTGTGATTGACTGGGGAAGGTCTACAGAACTATACTGTGTTTATATTCAGAGTGGGAGTTTACACATTTTGTCCAACTGACACCATTCCTCTTGACAACTGGGTCCTTGGTTGTGTATCACTACCAAAGGAAACCCCTCCCCAAAACAACTTTTGGTGGAACAAGATGAAGTCTTGTTCTGAGATGTTGGGAAGTCAGAAATTTGGCGtttcacaggaaaaaaacacaacgcAACACCACTTTAACTGAAGCCAACATTCTGGGATAAACTCTTGTGACATCTCTCATGCCTTTGATATGTTACCACTGTTACTTTACATTTGAAAcagattttcagtgtcatgtgTTGTGTAAAGGAGTAGGTCAACATTTGGGGAAATAGTCCATGTATAGGTGATTTGTAATACCACTCTTATGTCTCTaatgtaaatatgaagctacagtcagCAGCCCATGagcatagcttagcataaagactggaaacagaggaaaacaactAGCCTTAATCTGCAGATCCTGTAAAACCACAGCTTTATTTTCCACACTTAGGTTCTTATCCAGATTATCACAATCAAGATATAACAGTGATCTTAAGAGGTGCTGACAGGTGTTAGCccagctagctgtttcctcgTTTCCAATCTTTTTGCTAAGCTAGGCAAGCTAACCACTGTTTTAGCTTCAGTTTACTGATACGTAAGTGGCATCAATCTCATCTTAAatctctgcaagaaagcaaataagcatgaAGGCTCATTTAAACTCCCTTGACATATGAAATTATGTTAATTTCAAATGTCGtaaccgtcactgcccacatactacCATGAGTCCTTTATGTTAGCGCAGATacagccactagatggcaccagAGGGCAAAGTCAAAGGTTTCTGTCAACGGTGGAGGAGGTCATAATAACGTACCTTtcaacagaggcagcgttgtagttGGCGCTGCTCTGTGAGTCCATTAAATGCATTGCGACATGTGGACACAGAATCGTTTCACTATATCACCGATTTGTTCCATTCTGCCATATTTAACCTTCTGCAACCCTGtgtccccatatgaggacattacattttgggatTGCTCCACAAGTTAGACATGTTGTCCTTGTATGTCGACAGTTTTATGTGCCATCTTGTGGTAGCCAAAGCATAATACGTTAATCCATTTAAAATCAAGGttgcagccatctctgccaagtcaatCTACAGCAGATCCTGACACAATAGTAGTGCCAAACCTGATCAGATGTTATTGTTGAAACTTGTTTGTAAGATGCTGTTAATCAAAAAGTAACTGTTTTGTTTGAAGACACGGGTGTCGTTGTGTCCTACAGTTGTGCCTCACTTGAACAGCACTACGCTGCCCCCATGATTACTGGTGGCACTGCTCTGTTTCATCCATATGCGTAAGCTTACAGAAAACGTGAACACAGAGTACTGACAGGAGGCTGCATCCATGTCCGTATTTGTATCTACTGTAGAGCATAAATAAGCCTTAATTCC
Coding sequences within:
- the tlcd1 gene encoding TLC domain-containing protein 1, with the translated sequence MEALVSVLKRHPGLSVLVFSLIFRVTHRLLQRLHVPKVVKQDDFRSWKWRNLSVSMVHSLLTGPWAVICAWAAPEMLSNIHSHHTPLSYLLICISTGYFVQDAADIILTGHGPSSWEFLLHHAMVISSFLYTLYTELYVAGAVIALFVEVNSVTLHLRLLLKLAMAHSSSLYYINKFANILTYVTFRLSAQFYLTWYIVHNYSWLDHGLFFLICLMVMNIMILIYFYRLIRADFFPRSQKSVGQNGMQNSNSKRFPCD